A genomic region of Nostoc sp. UHCC 0702 contains the following coding sequences:
- the hpsE gene encoding hormogonium polysaccharide biosynthesis glycosyltransferase HpsE, producing the protein MKLDLDLTVAIPTYNGASRLPELLEKLRNQIYTEHFSWEIIVVDNNSNDDTAKVVQSYQENWQCPYPLKYCFEQQQGAAYARKRAVQEAKGKLIAFLDDDNYPEPNWIAAAYAFGQKYPQAGAYGSQIHAQWEVKPPENFQRIAPFLAITERGDLPLLYEPSKKLLPPSAGLVVRRQAWLDSVPNQPILTGRVTGNMLTSEDLEMLSYIQKSGWEIWYNPEMEIYHKIPESRLKKEYLIPFFRGIGLSRYVTRMVNTKPWAKPVVLLAYMSNDLRKILLHLIKYKFKLKTDLVAACEMQLFFTSLISPFYLWRNGYLNK; encoded by the coding sequence ATGAAATTAGACCTTGACTTGACTGTAGCTATACCAACTTATAATGGGGCAAGCCGCTTGCCTGAATTGCTAGAAAAATTACGAAATCAAATTTATACTGAACACTTTTCATGGGAAATTATTGTTGTCGATAACAATAGTAATGATGATACAGCGAAAGTTGTACAAAGCTATCAAGAAAATTGGCAATGTCCTTATCCCTTGAAATATTGTTTTGAACAGCAACAGGGAGCAGCTTATGCCCGAAAAAGAGCAGTTCAAGAAGCTAAAGGTAAATTAATTGCTTTTCTAGATGATGATAACTATCCAGAGCCAAACTGGATAGCAGCAGCTTATGCTTTTGGTCAAAAGTACCCTCAAGCAGGGGCTTATGGCAGTCAAATACATGCTCAATGGGAAGTAAAACCACCAGAAAACTTTCAGCGGATTGCTCCATTTTTGGCAATTACAGAGCGAGGTGATTTGCCTTTGCTGTATGAACCATCCAAAAAATTATTACCACCCTCTGCTGGTCTTGTTGTTCGCCGACAAGCTTGGTTAGACAGCGTACCTAATCAGCCTATTTTAACTGGTAGAGTTACTGGCAATATGCTAACTAGTGAAGACTTAGAAATGTTGTCTTATATCCAAAAATCTGGGTGGGAGATTTGGTATAATCCAGAAATGGAAATTTATCATAAAATTCCAGAGTCACGCTTAAAAAAGGAGTATTTAATTCCATTTTTTCGAGGTATTGGGTTGAGTCGTTATGTAACTCGAATGGTGAATACAAAACCTTGGGCTAAACCCGTGGTTTTATTGGCTTATATGAGCAACGATTTACGAAAAATTTTATTACATCTAATCAAATATAAATTTAAGCTGAAAACAGATTTGGTTGCGGCTTGTGAAATGCAATTATTTTTCACTAGTCTGATTAGTCCTTTTTATCTTTGGAGAAATGGTTATTTGAATAAATAA
- a CDS encoding prepilin-type N-terminal cleavage/methylation domain-containing protein, with the protein MRFLPLVNSKNIFKRDSSSGFTLVEMLVVIMAIGVLAGLALPNWLAFVDTRRLTNAQEEVYRAMQQAKSQATKEKLTWRFSFREQNGILQWVVHPATVNPLSLNWNNLDSHVRLDPETTLQLSSGIGKIEFDYMGNPNVLRRITLSSKYGGKAKRCIYVSTLIGAMRTAKEHSRANRDRDYCY; encoded by the coding sequence GTGCGTTTTCTGCCTTTAGTTAATAGTAAAAATATTTTTAAACGTGACTCTAGCAGTGGCTTCACGCTGGTAGAGATGTTAGTAGTGATTATGGCAATTGGGGTATTAGCTGGTCTAGCATTACCTAACTGGCTAGCTTTTGTGGACACTCGCCGCCTGACTAATGCTCAAGAAGAAGTTTATCGTGCTATGCAACAAGCTAAAAGTCAAGCTACTAAAGAAAAATTAACTTGGCGATTCAGCTTTCGTGAACAAAATGGTATCCTTCAATGGGTGGTTCATCCTGCTACAGTCAACCCATTGAGTCTTAATTGGAATAATTTAGATTCCCATGTACGCCTTGATCCTGAGACAACCTTACAACTGTCAAGTGGTATAGGCAAAATTGAATTTGATTACATGGGTAATCCTAATGTGCTTAGAAGGATCACCCTATCTAGTAAGTATGGTGGTAAAGCTAAGCGTTGTATTTATGTCTCGACACTCATAGGGGCTATGCGAACAGCAAAAGAGCATAGTAGGGCTAACAGGGATCGTGATTATTGCTATTAA
- a CDS encoding TIGR04282 family arsenosugar biosynthesis glycosyltransferase: MLQLFMNLKQHLIIFTRYPEPGKTKTRLIPALGTLGAANLQRQMTEYTVSQVKELQKATGISLEVRFTGGNLQLMQDWLGLSLVYQSQGEGDLGSRMARSLRNAFQSGIEQVIIIGTDCPGVNSQILTQAFEQLHTFDLVLGPAIDGGYYLIGLRRLIPELFANIDWGTSQVLQQTVDIAKELNISLVYLPALADVDLPEDLPIWEQVFKGEVGL, translated from the coding sequence CTGCTGCAATTATTCATGAATTTAAAACAGCACCTGATTATTTTCACTCGCTATCCAGAACCAGGGAAGACAAAAACCCGGCTGATACCTGCTTTGGGTACTCTTGGTGCTGCAAATCTGCAACGGCAGATGACTGAATATACAGTATCTCAAGTTAAAGAATTGCAGAAAGCAACTGGCATATCTCTAGAAGTACGATTTACTGGTGGCAATTTACAACTAATGCAAGATTGGTTGGGGCTTAGTCTAGTTTACCAGTCTCAAGGTGAAGGGGATCTAGGTTCGCGGATGGCGCGATCGCTTAGAAATGCTTTTCAATCTGGCATAGAACAAGTAATTATCATTGGTACTGATTGTCCTGGCGTCAATTCCCAGATTCTCACTCAAGCCTTTGAACAACTGCATACCTTTGATCTCGTGCTTGGGCCAGCCATTGATGGTGGTTATTATTTGATTGGTTTACGTCGCCTCATCCCGGAATTATTCGCTAACATCGATTGGGGAACTTCTCAAGTATTGCAACAAACTGTGGATATTGCGAAGGAACTCAACATCTCACTTGTATATTTGCCTGCTTTAGCTGATGTTGACCTTCCAGAGGATCTGCCGATTTGGGAACAAGTTTTTAAGGGAGAAGTCGGGCTGTAA
- a CDS encoding HpsJ family protein, which yields MTNRVASVNAPLTLKVVGIILILSFFLDFLILSLPFQPTDRGWQINVVTQLVDRGIVPLLGLAMLFVAYWIDEASDGDRSQAFDLRFPALIIASILGLLFLLFFPLHLNNVNQAKGQVINQINQRANAQENQLKAQLNQLQAQLNTDQGKAQLEQLRNQRKALLTGILQDEQRYKQITENPQAPAELKDLLKKAKANPQELDKAIDRQFDLPTLQNQQLSLIRSQKEQDEKQAKDNAWKSGLRIGISSLLLSIGYIIIGWTGLRSITALKGSGRKAAAR from the coding sequence ATGACTAACCGTGTTGCCTCTGTTAACGCTCCCCTCACCCTAAAAGTGGTGGGAATAATCTTAATTTTGTCCTTTTTTCTTGACTTTTTGATTCTGTCGTTACCTTTTCAACCAACTGATCGAGGATGGCAAATCAACGTAGTAACACAACTGGTTGATAGGGGAATTGTACCTCTACTTGGTTTGGCGATGTTGTTTGTCGCTTATTGGATTGATGAAGCCAGTGATGGCGATCGCTCACAAGCTTTTGATTTAAGATTTCCGGCTTTGATCATAGCTAGCATTTTAGGGTTACTCTTCTTGCTGTTTTTTCCCCTGCACCTTAACAATGTGAATCAAGCTAAGGGTCAGGTAATAAATCAAATTAATCAAAGAGCCAATGCACAAGAAAACCAACTCAAAGCACAGCTTAATCAATTACAGGCGCAACTGAACACAGACCAAGGGAAAGCTCAGTTAGAACAGTTGCGTAACCAACGGAAAGCTCTTTTAACTGGAATTCTCCAAGATGAGCAGAGATATAAGCAAATCACAGAAAATCCTCAGGCACCAGCAGAGCTGAAAGATTTACTCAAAAAAGCCAAAGCAAATCCCCAAGAACTGGACAAAGCGATCGACAGGCAATTTGATCTTCCAACGTTACAAAATCAACAGTTGAGCCTAATTCGCTCTCAAAAGGAACAAGATGAAAAACAAGCTAAAGATAACGCTTGGAAATCTGGATTGCGTATTGGTATTAGCAGCCTGCTGTTGTCCATTGGTTACATTATCATCGGCTGGACAGGATTACGAAGTATCACTGCTTTAAAAGGTAGTGGACGCAAAGCTGCGGCGCGTTAA
- a CDS encoding glycosyltransferase family 2 protein — MFSIYILTYNEEIDIAACIESAMLSDDIIVVDSCSSDRTVEIASRYPVRVFQHPFESHGKQRTWMLESIPVKHEWVYILEADERMTPELFAECEQVSQNPDYIGYYAAERVMFMNHWIRYSTQYPRYQLRLFRHGKVWFTDYGHTEREVCDGATSFLKETYPHYTCSKGFSRWIEKHNRYSTDEAQETLYQLKQGSVNWRDLFVGKSEVERRRALKDLSLRLPARPLLRFLYMYFLLGGCLDGRAGLAWCTLQAFYEYLILLKVWEMQHLPIPSLEAKISQSGESEPKAHHPTSEATL, encoded by the coding sequence ATGTTTTCAATTTACATATTGACATATAACGAAGAAATAGATATCGCTGCTTGTATTGAGTCGGCAATGCTATCGGATGACATCATTGTTGTAGACTCATGCAGTAGCGATCGCACTGTGGAAATTGCTAGTCGTTATCCTGTTCGCGTCTTCCAACACCCTTTTGAAAGCCACGGAAAGCAACGCACCTGGATGTTAGAGTCTATCCCAGTGAAACATGAGTGGGTATATATTCTTGAGGCTGATGAGCGCATGACACCAGAATTGTTTGCTGAATGCGAACAGGTAAGCCAGAATCCAGACTACATCGGCTACTACGCCGCTGAACGTGTGATGTTCATGAATCATTGGATTCGTTACAGCACTCAATATCCCCGTTACCAATTGCGTCTCTTCCGCCACGGGAAAGTCTGGTTTACAGACTACGGTCACACTGAACGGGAAGTTTGTGACGGTGCTACTAGTTTTTTAAAAGAAACCTACCCTCATTACACTTGCAGTAAGGGTTTTAGCCGCTGGATTGAAAAACACAACCGTTATTCTACAGATGAAGCTCAAGAAACCCTGTATCAGTTAAAACAGGGTAGTGTGAACTGGCGAGATTTGTTTGTAGGCAAGTCTGAAGTTGAAAGACGCCGCGCCCTCAAGGATTTGTCTTTGCGCTTACCCGCCAGACCTTTGCTACGCTTTTTATATATGTATTTCCTGCTGGGCGGTTGCCTAGATGGACGCGCTGGCTTGGCTTGGTGTACATTGCAAGCCTTCTACGAATATTTAATTTTGCTAAAAGTTTGGGAAATGCAGCATCTACCCATTCCCAGCTTAGAGGCAAAAATATCTCAGAGCGGGGAGAGCGAACCCAAAGCGCATCATCCAACTTCAGAAGCCACGCTTTAA
- a CDS encoding DUF502 domain-containing protein yields MNTNNQSSTSLKKENKGLGIDRLKQDLKNDLIAGLLVVIPLATTIWLTITIANWVINFLTQIPKQVNPFDGLDPILVNILNLAVGLAVPLLSILLIGLMARNIAGRWLLDFGERVLQAIPLAGQVYKTLKQLLETLLKDSNGRFRRVVLVEYPRRGVWAIAFVTGVMASEIQAHMSRPMLSVFIPTTPNPTTGWYAIVPEEEVVNISMSVEDAFKVVVSGGIVAPNTTLPPLIIPEAHNLEAPTLENKRPIIPVEET; encoded by the coding sequence ATGAATACCAATAATCAAAGTTCCACTAGCCTCAAAAAGGAGAATAAGGGCTTGGGAATTGATCGCCTAAAACAAGATTTGAAAAACGACCTGATTGCAGGTTTGTTAGTGGTGATTCCCTTAGCAACCACCATTTGGCTAACGATTACTATTGCTAATTGGGTAATCAACTTTCTCACCCAAATACCCAAACAAGTGAATCCCTTTGATGGGCTAGACCCTATACTAGTAAATATACTGAATCTAGCAGTAGGACTAGCTGTACCACTGTTGAGCATTCTTTTGATTGGGTTGATGGCTCGAAATATTGCTGGGCGGTGGTTGCTAGATTTTGGTGAACGGGTATTGCAGGCGATTCCCTTAGCAGGACAAGTATACAAAACCCTGAAGCAACTTTTGGAGACACTACTAAAAGATTCTAATGGTAGGTTTCGCCGTGTAGTTTTAGTAGAGTATCCCAGACGGGGGGTGTGGGCGATCGCTTTCGTAACGGGTGTGATGGCTAGTGAAATTCAAGCCCATATGTCTCGCCCCATGCTGAGTGTATTCATTCCCACCACCCCAAATCCAACTACAGGATGGTATGCAATAGTACCAGAGGAAGAGGTGGTAAACATATCCATGTCGGTAGAAGATGCCTTTAAAGTAGTAGTTTCTGGTGGCATTGTCGCCCCCAATACAACCTTACCCCCCTTAATTATCCCCGAAGCACACAATCTCGAAGCACCAACCTTAGAAAACAAGCGACCAATCATCCCTGTAGAAGAAACTTAA
- the nusB gene encoding transcription antitermination protein NusB, whose protein sequence is MQDRKPQQIARELALLSLSQLPVNPKKLTEEHLPKLVLATVRTLRTEVQDTLDNAAAELQRSNDRLLTSETRASDLNTARNMLKEAIEYTQTAINQLGAAVEFPELIQLANQDKGVGRYAIQLVKVVNEERDMIDERIASALVDWQVTRLAQIDRDILRIAVGEMLFFGLPDSVAINEAVLLAKRYSGDESHRFINGVLRRVTEQKKTA, encoded by the coding sequence ATGCAAGACCGAAAACCCCAACAAATTGCTCGTGAACTGGCACTTTTAAGTCTGAGCCAGTTACCCGTAAATCCCAAGAAATTGACAGAAGAACATCTGCCAAAGTTGGTACTAGCGACTGTACGCACCCTGAGAACAGAAGTGCAAGATACCCTAGACAACGCTGCTGCGGAACTGCAACGCAGTAACGATCGCCTTTTAACTAGCGAAACTCGGGCCTCAGACCTCAATACTGCTAGAAATATGCTCAAAGAGGCGATTGAATACACCCAGACGGCAATTAATCAGTTAGGTGCAGCAGTAGAGTTTCCAGAATTAATTCAGCTGGCAAATCAAGATAAAGGAGTGGGCAGGTATGCTATCCAACTTGTCAAAGTAGTCAACGAAGAACGAGATATGATCGATGAACGCATAGCCTCTGCCTTAGTAGATTGGCAAGTGACTCGCCTTGCCCAAATTGACCGAGATATTCTGCGAATTGCTGTAGGAGAAATGCTGTTTTTCGGTCTTCCAGACAGCGTGGCGATTAATGAAGCTGTGCTACTAGCAAAACGCTACAGTGGAGATGAAAGTCATCGTTTTATTAATGGTGTTCTGCGCCGGGTGACAGAGCAAAAAAAGACTGCGTAG
- the ftsY gene encoding signal recognition particle-docking protein FtsY: MVFNWFRRQYNDSSDTPSQNKQEQTPKAKEPQPEPAETSTPTAETAQDSTADLLAFAKAAYKNIQQKQQSQEVETPSDSATAQAPEKPETLETATTEIESVQTPKADATVLEQPVEVIEATQLETAEINVSAHPVEITEATLEAAETNVVQTTTEEVSASSTEVLPVAEVTDELVTPSLELTPGEAESASTASSATTESTQPTTLSFLERAAAERLAKQERLIATAIEVPEVEKPAAATAASTTTPETAQEILGLAFDEGFVWSAEVLAAQGRRPEDVSIEEITWLKKLRQGLDKTRRSILNQLKAIVGQGPLNQAAVTEIESVLLQADVGVEATDYIISSLQKKLREEVTAPEEAIAYLKEILRDMLDEPLKKSALVSFAPEKETLNIWLITGVNGAGKTTTIGKISHLAQKSGYKCLIGAADTFRAAAVEQVKVWGQRSGVEVIANPGKNTDPAAVVFDAIAAAQARETELLLVDTAGRLQNKKNLMDELSKIRRIIDKKAPNAKIESLLVLDATLGQNGLRQAEVFSQAAQLSGVVLTKLDGTAKGGVALAVVQQLGLPIRFIGAGEGIEDLRPFSSYEFVEALLSG, encoded by the coding sequence ATGGTTTTTAATTGGTTCCGTCGTCAATATAACGATTCCTCTGATACTCCCTCCCAAAACAAACAGGAACAAACTCCAAAAGCAAAAGAACCCCAACCAGAACCAGCCGAAACGTCAACCCCAACGGCAGAAACTGCACAAGACTCGACGGCAGACTTGTTGGCATTTGCGAAAGCTGCATATAAAAATATCCAGCAAAAACAACAATCCCAGGAAGTAGAAACTCCATCTGACTCAGCAACTGCACAAGCCCCAGAAAAACCTGAAACTCTAGAAACAGCAACCACTGAAATAGAATCTGTACAAACTCCAAAAGCAGATGCAACTGTTTTAGAGCAACCTGTAGAAGTTATAGAAGCGACACAGCTAGAAACAGCCGAAATAAATGTTTCTGCTCACCCTGTGGAAATTACTGAAGCGACATTAGAAGCAGCAGAGACAAATGTCGTCCAAACAACTACTGAAGAGGTTTCTGCATCTTCAACGGAGGTTTTGCCAGTAGCAGAAGTTACTGATGAGCTAGTAACCCCTAGTTTAGAACTAACACCAGGTGAGGCAGAATCAGCATCTACTGCATCTTCTGCCACAACCGAGTCAACACAGCCAACAACTCTATCTTTTTTAGAACGAGCAGCGGCAGAACGGCTAGCCAAGCAAGAACGACTGATAGCGACTGCCATTGAAGTACCCGAAGTAGAAAAGCCAGCAGCAGCCACTGCGGCATCGACCACCACGCCAGAAACAGCACAGGAAATTCTCGGACTGGCTTTTGATGAAGGATTTGTGTGGTCAGCGGAAGTATTGGCAGCCCAAGGTAGGCGACCAGAAGACGTTTCCATTGAAGAAATTACTTGGCTCAAAAAGCTACGACAAGGTTTAGATAAAACCCGTCGTAGTATCTTGAACCAATTGAAGGCAATTGTTGGGCAAGGGCCGCTGAACCAAGCAGCAGTGACAGAAATTGAGTCTGTGCTTCTGCAAGCCGATGTAGGCGTAGAAGCAACAGATTACATTATCAGTTCACTTCAGAAAAAACTGCGAGAAGAAGTAACTGCTCCAGAAGAGGCGATCGCTTACTTAAAAGAAATTCTGCGGGATATGTTGGATGAACCGCTGAAAAAATCCGCCCTAGTTAGCTTTGCCCCAGAAAAAGAAACCTTAAATATTTGGTTAATCACTGGAGTCAATGGTGCTGGTAAAACCACTACCATCGGCAAAATCTCTCACCTAGCACAAAAATCTGGTTATAAATGCTTGATTGGTGCAGCAGACACTTTCCGCGCTGCTGCTGTGGAACAGGTGAAGGTTTGGGGGCAAAGAAGCGGTGTAGAAGTAATTGCCAATCCTGGTAAAAATACAGATCCAGCAGCAGTGGTGTTTGATGCGATCGCTGCCGCCCAAGCTAGAGAAACCGAATTACTTTTAGTGGATACTGCTGGGCGATTGCAAAATAAGAAAAACTTAATGGACGAACTCAGTAAAATCCGTCGAATTATTGACAAAAAAGCCCCTAATGCCAAAATAGAATCTTTATTGGTTTTAGATGCTACTTTAGGTCAAAATGGACTGCGGCAAGCTGAAGTTTTTTCCCAAGCAGCCCAACTCAGTGGTGTGGTATTAACTAAGCTGGACGGCACAGCCAAAGGAGGCGTTGCCCTTGCTGTAGTGCAGCAGTTAGGTTTACCCATTCGCTTTATTGGTGCTGGTGAAGGCATCGAAGACTTGCGTCCCTTTTCTAGCTACGAGTTTGTTGAAGCTTTATTGAGTGGCTAG